The following proteins are encoded in a genomic region of Paenibacillus sp. FSL H3-0469:
- a CDS encoding AraC family transcriptional regulator: MQALFTELLSELYDSSAEDAEPPSQWIDRVLQYIESHYNEDLTREQAAGLAGITPEHFSRSFRKFTGQTFNQYITLLRIRKAQQRILTGAPNLSTLALEIGYSEGTYLSRKFKQVVGISPSAYHRKSKSVVSLNFNHTASLHALEVVPRLGVYSAWMESLQPVPSRKKLLDEGISSSGLYERLSSARPDVIISYSLPDKSKQLLSVAPVIEIPFMQMDWREQFRLIAEVTGRQPQAEAWLSLYDWHCYQANQLLDRRIGDRGTALVLELGAEAAYCFSSSYGRGTQILYHDLGFRPPLGLIAEGLLDKGYLEIAFHNIARYPADHIFITSSREAAEALEPLQSLLHPVHQHHTDDSPGGRIYFLNQPCMFYGFDPLSSEAQLKVLVQALTS, encoded by the coding sequence TTGCAAGCTCTGTTCACGGAGCTGCTCAGTGAGCTATATGACAGTTCAGCGGAGGACGCAGAGCCGCCCTCTCAGTGGATTGACCGTGTCCTGCAATATATAGAATCCCATTATAATGAAGATTTGACGAGAGAACAGGCTGCCGGGCTTGCCGGAATCACCCCGGAGCATTTCTCCCGGAGCTTCCGCAAGTTCACCGGACAGACCTTCAACCAATACATAACGCTGCTGCGCATCCGCAAGGCCCAGCAGCGTATCCTTACAGGAGCCCCGAATCTGAGTACGCTGGCGCTTGAGATCGGGTATAGCGAAGGAACTTATTTAAGCCGCAAATTCAAGCAGGTCGTAGGAATTTCGCCATCAGCCTATCACCGTAAGAGCAAATCCGTAGTCTCGCTGAACTTCAATCATACGGCCAGTCTCCATGCGCTCGAAGTCGTTCCCAGGCTGGGAGTCTATTCGGCCTGGATGGAGAGCCTGCAGCCCGTTCCTTCCAGGAAGAAGCTGCTGGATGAAGGAATCAGCTCCTCAGGTCTTTACGAACGTCTATCGTCCGCCCGGCCGGATGTTATTATCAGCTACTCCTTGCCTGACAAGAGCAAGCAGCTCCTGTCCGTCGCACCGGTGATCGAGATTCCCTTCATGCAAATGGACTGGCGGGAGCAATTCCGGCTGATTGCCGAGGTGACCGGGCGTCAGCCGCAGGCAGAGGCCTGGCTAAGCCTCTATGACTGGCATTGTTATCAAGCTAATCAGTTGCTTGACCGGCGGATCGGTGACCGGGGAACCGCCCTAGTCCTGGAGCTTGGCGCAGAGGCGGCCTACTGCTTCAGCAGCAGCTACGGCCGCGGGACGCAGATTCTGTATCATGATCTTGGCTTCCGCCCGCCGCTTGGCCTCATTGCAGAGGGACTGCTGGATAAGGGCTACCTGGAGATCGCCTTCCATAACATTGCCCGCTACCCCGCTGACCATATCTTCATTACCTCAAGCAGGGAGGCTGCTGAAGCGCTGGAGCCGCTGCAGAGCTTACTTCACCCTGTACACCAACATCATACCGATGATTCTCCAGGCGGAAGAATCTATTTCCTGAATCAGCCCTGCATGTTCTACGGCTTCGACCCCCTCTCCTCCGAAGCGCAATTGAAGGTCCTGGTGCAGGCGCTGACATCATAA
- a CDS encoding Ger(x)C family spore germination protein, translating to MNGKGLLRLIAIAVLVLPLGGCWNSRELNELAVVSGIGMDLVPETDEYRVTFQLVNPSSTSTSTSPGSGKPAVVVVSATDKTMFGALRRASKHATRQLFFAHTQLIVLGESLARDGINDIFDIFERSHELRLNSEILVACGSDAASVMKLLTPVESLPALGLVKKAQNTSSVWGENRPISVFDVIHAITGEGDLTINAVKIKGNAEEGKKKSNLEGSETLTETVMNGLGVFRQGKLIYWMKDSEARGTEWLLNQIEETVLNIDADDKKESVAVNIIYSRTEVKTTMEDGLPVFHVTIAEEGGINETDSYVDLSKREEIMKLERGLEKKTRIDVMQAFQKGQQLESDIFNFGNELKRTNPQEWAALDGDWGPIFAKGRLDLKIKAYIRSTGMSLKPYIPEGK from the coding sequence ATGAACGGTAAGGGGCTGCTGCGCCTGATCGCTATAGCGGTGCTGGTCCTGCCGCTTGGCGGCTGCTGGAACAGCCGGGAATTGAACGAGCTGGCCGTTGTCAGCGGCATAGGGATGGATCTCGTTCCGGAGACCGATGAATACCGGGTAACCTTTCAATTGGTCAATCCGTCTTCCACATCGACAAGTACCTCTCCAGGAAGCGGCAAGCCTGCTGTAGTAGTGGTATCTGCCACCGATAAAACCATGTTCGGTGCGTTACGGCGGGCGTCAAAGCATGCGACCCGCCAGCTTTTTTTTGCCCATACCCAGCTTATTGTGCTTGGAGAGTCCTTGGCGCGGGACGGGATTAACGATATCTTCGACATCTTCGAGCGGTCCCATGAGCTGCGGCTCAATTCAGAAATACTGGTCGCCTGCGGCAGCGATGCCGCCTCTGTCATGAAGCTGCTGACTCCTGTAGAGAGTCTACCGGCACTGGGGCTGGTCAAAAAAGCGCAGAATACCTCCAGCGTATGGGGGGAGAATCGGCCAATCAGCGTATTCGATGTCATTCACGCTATTACAGGAGAAGGTGATCTGACAATTAATGCTGTGAAAATCAAGGGGAATGCTGAGGAAGGGAAGAAGAAAAGCAATCTGGAGGGGTCGGAGACCCTGACTGAGACAGTGATGAACGGGCTTGGGGTCTTCAGGCAGGGGAAGCTGATCTATTGGATGAAGGACTCCGAGGCACGGGGAACTGAGTGGCTGCTTAACCAGATAGAAGAAACAGTACTTAATATTGATGCGGATGATAAAAAAGAGTCCGTTGCCGTCAATATCATCTATTCCAGAACGGAGGTAAAGACTACGATGGAGGACGGGCTTCCGGTCTTTCATGTGACAATTGCGGAGGAGGGAGGCATCAATGAAACGGATAGCTACGTGGATCTTAGCAAACGGGAAGAAATCATGAAGCTTGAACGGGGGCTGGAGAAGAAGACGAGGATCGACGTCATGCAGGCTTTTCAGAAGGGGCAACAGCTGGAGAGTGATATTTTCAATTTCGGCAATGAGCTGAAACGGACGAATCCGCAGGAGTGGGCGGCACTGGACGGGGACTGGGGCCCAATCTTTGCGAAGGGAAGGCTGGACCTTAAGATCAAGGCTTACATCCGCAGCACTGGCATGAGTCTGAAACCCTATATCCCCGAAGGTAAATAA
- a CDS encoding carboxylesterase/lipase family protein, whose protein sequence is MTGQLVNTAYGQLKGEAGNGVNVWRGIPFAAPPLGELRFRAPQPPESWSGVREAVKFGPVSLQPVSTSGTRFGGTTPIYDEDCLYLNVWSPAVAEESEALPVMVWIHGGTFVTGAGSQPMFEGSNLAVSGNVVVVTVNYRLGPLGFLHLSPLGGGLGSNLGLLDQIAALEWVQQNIAAFGGDPARVTVFGESAGSMSIAALLAMPAAKGLFARAIMESGAAQTLNGELGGQIAAAFLAELGLQPGGDTQLLHTLTAGEIMEAAGRMAYKLSGDSMNMFFQPVVEPGTLPVEPVQAIAAGAASGIPVLIGTNLHEGNLFFREGQKADNFEQSLKALEQLMGVDDLSELTSDYSQTWEGQAEVLTDLFFWASSISFAEKQQGHAPVWMYRFDWTVAGHPLLEKAIHGAEILYVFNNLPLLKQYGLSVTPEMEAVAEAMQTAWTAFAHSGDPAAPGLDWPQYTPKTRATMIFDQSSLVVNDPDGEKRRRIFEHYLG, encoded by the coding sequence ATGACAGGACAACTGGTGAATACAGCTTATGGGCAACTGAAGGGAGAAGCGGGAAACGGCGTGAATGTGTGGCGCGGCATCCCATTCGCTGCCCCGCCGCTTGGAGAGCTGCGCTTCCGGGCACCGCAGCCGCCGGAGTCCTGGAGCGGCGTGCGGGAGGCCGTCAAGTTCGGACCGGTCAGCCTGCAGCCGGTCAGCACCAGCGGGACGCGGTTCGGCGGCACTACCCCTATCTATGATGAAGATTGTCTATATCTGAATGTCTGGTCCCCGGCGGTGGCGGAGGAGAGCGAAGCGCTGCCGGTGATGGTGTGGATTCACGGCGGCACCTTCGTTACCGGCGCAGGCAGCCAGCCGATGTTCGAAGGCAGTAATCTGGCCGTCTCCGGGAACGTCGTGGTGGTTACCGTGAATTACCGGCTGGGTCCGCTCGGGTTCCTGCATCTGTCTCCGCTGGGCGGAGGACTGGGCAGCAACCTGGGCCTCCTGGATCAGATTGCTGCCCTGGAATGGGTGCAGCAGAATATCGCTGCCTTCGGCGGTGATCCGGCGCGAGTCACGGTCTTCGGGGAGTCGGCAGGGAGCATGAGTATTGCCGCGCTGCTGGCGATGCCTGCGGCGAAGGGACTGTTCGCCAGGGCTATTATGGAGAGCGGCGCGGCGCAGACGCTGAATGGGGAGCTGGGCGGGCAGATTGCCGCCGCTTTCCTGGCAGAGCTGGGCCTTCAGCCCGGCGGCGATACGCAGCTTCTGCATACGCTGACGGCCGGAGAGATCATGGAAGCCGCAGGCCGGATGGCGTACAAGCTGTCCGGAGACTCGATGAATATGTTTTTCCAGCCGGTTGTTGAGCCGGGCACCTTGCCGGTTGAGCCGGTACAGGCCATCGCAGCGGGAGCTGCCAGCGGCATTCCCGTGCTGATCGGAACGAATCTGCATGAAGGCAATCTGTTCTTCCGCGAGGGGCAGAAGGCGGATAACTTCGAGCAATCACTCAAAGCGCTGGAGCAATTGATGGGAGTGGACGACCTCTCCGAGCTGACCTCCGATTACAGCCAGACCTGGGAAGGACAGGCGGAGGTGCTGACTGACCTCTTCTTCTGGGCCAGCTCGATTTCGTTCGCGGAGAAGCAGCAAGGGCATGCCCCCGTCTGGATGTACCGCTTTGACTGGACGGTGGCTGGGCATCCGCTGCTGGAGAAGGCCATTCACGGCGCGGAGATTCTGTATGTCTTCAACAACCTCCCGCTGCTCAAGCAGTACGGCCTGAGCGTGACGCCGGAGATGGAGGCAGTGGCCGAGGCGATGCAGACCGCCTGGACTGCCTTCGCCCATAGTGGAGATCCGGCAGCGCCGGGACTGGATTGGCCGCAGTACACGCCGAAGACGCGGGCAACGATGATATTTGACCAATCCTCGCTTGTGGTGAATGACCCGGACGGGGAGAAGCGCAGACGGATTTTTGAGCATTACTTGGGATAA
- a CDS encoding (2Fe-2S) ferredoxin domain-containing protein, whose amino-acid sequence MTTWNLQGTVSHLLICNGSDCKKHKGEEVAEAIEDEITKQGADALIHTTVTRCNGRCSDACVVISYPEGVWYRDVTPKTAKSLVRKVLKGEKLEENLLYTYEDGLKAAIPKGAKGKKKK is encoded by the coding sequence ATGACAACCTGGAATCTGCAAGGAACGGTCAGCCATCTGCTGATCTGTAACGGAAGTGACTGCAAGAAGCACAAGGGCGAAGAGGTAGCGGAAGCGATCGAGGATGAGATTACGAAGCAAGGGGCAGACGCGCTGATACATACAACAGTAACCCGCTGCAACGGAAGATGCTCGGATGCCTGTGTCGTGATCTCTTACCCGGAAGGCGTATGGTACAGGGATGTTACCCCTAAGACGGCCAAAAGTCTGGTGCGCAAGGTGCTGAAGGGAGAAAAGCTCGAAGAGAATTTGCTCTACACTTACGAAGATGGCCTCAAGGCCGCGATCCCGAAGGGTGCCAAAGGGAAGAAGAAGAAATAA
- a CDS encoding AI-2E family transporter — MDRRQVWPDKFKKFFLNNKFVVGLLIALLVGLTILVFSKIPFVFKPLSVLLHTVAAPLLLSGIAYYLLNPLVDRLEKRSRVKRAYGIVILYLIIMGIITLVLLMVIPIIRTQLMGLIDNFPVYSEQIQEEFLQLTGSELFNKIQSSVGTDLSDITSKVTTWASTFLNNAVSGVGSFVGTLTEIVLAVVTTPFILFYLLRDGKRLPDYLMRLIPTALRPQSRMVMQEMNNQIASYIRGQIIVSCCIGALLYIGYLIIGLEYSLVLAIVAACTAVVPYLGPAIAITPALIVAMVTSPFMLLKMVIVWTAVQLIEGKFISPQIMGKSLKIHPITIIFVIIFAGKMFGVLGIILAVPGYAVLKVVMTHIFQWFRFRSGLYRVIEEKTEE; from the coding sequence ATGGATAGACGGCAGGTATGGCCGGATAAATTCAAGAAGTTTTTTCTGAACAACAAGTTTGTGGTAGGTCTGCTGATTGCGTTGCTGGTGGGCTTAACGATACTCGTATTCTCAAAGATTCCATTTGTGTTCAAGCCGCTGTCTGTGCTTCTGCATACGGTGGCAGCGCCGCTGCTGCTCTCAGGAATCGCCTATTATCTGCTGAATCCGCTGGTGGACCGTCTGGAGAAGAGAAGCCGGGTGAAGCGGGCCTATGGCATTGTCATTCTGTATCTGATTATTATGGGGATCATTACTCTGGTGCTGCTTATGGTCATCCCGATCATCCGCACCCAGCTCATGGGCCTGATTGACAACTTCCCCGTCTACAGTGAGCAGATCCAGGAGGAATTCCTCCAGCTTACGGGCAGTGAATTGTTCAATAAGATTCAGTCGAGCGTGGGCACGGACCTTAGTGATATCACCAGCAAGGTGACGACCTGGGCTTCCACTTTCCTGAATAATGCCGTCAGCGGCGTGGGCAGCTTCGTGGGAACACTGACCGAAATTGTATTGGCTGTAGTGACTACACCGTTCATTCTTTTCTATCTCCTGCGCGACGGCAAAAGATTGCCCGACTATCTCATGAGACTCATCCCTACCGCGCTGCGGCCGCAGTCCCGGATGGTGATGCAGGAAATGAACAATCAGATCGCATCGTATATCCGCGGCCAGATTATTGTCAGCTGCTGCATCGGTGCACTGCTCTATATCGGGTATCTGATTATTGGGCTGGAGTATTCGCTGGTTCTGGCGATCGTTGCCGCTTGTACGGCTGTAGTTCCTTATCTGGGGCCGGCCATTGCAATTACCCCTGCGCTGATTGTGGCGATGGTGACCTCACCGTTTATGCTGCTGAAGATGGTCATTGTCTGGACCGCCGTCCAGCTGATTGAAGGGAAGTTCATCTCGCCGCAGATTATGGGGAAGTCGCTGAAGATCCACCCGATTACGATTATTTTTGTGATTATTTTTGCCGGGAAAATGTTCGGTGTACTCGGTATCATACTTGCGGTGCCGGGCTACGCCGTGCTTAAGGTGGTAATGACCCATATCTTCCAGTGGTTCCGCTTCCGCTCCGGGCTCTACAGAGTCATCGAAGAAAAGACTGAGGAATAA
- a CDS encoding GNAT family N-acetyltransferase yields MFVGFGPEDDVLHSRLFMQEEVEYNLIHLIAGNQESMRLKTEENDLIFAHAPGRNSWLWLSPELEEERRRSLVRELTEMLADRELPGVTGTPGTGRLFADAYSKLIGKSHHVRMMMEAYHCPQVQLPHGVSGKLQQAEPGDIPLIARYLAGFVQECFGTESAPEDHLDYAGTVMESGKLRLWIDKDQPVSMVNLAHQSARHARINEVYTPREFRKYGYASAAVAALCDELLSKGVTPMLYADAANPDSNKVYQSVGFKRTGSIADLRFQ; encoded by the coding sequence ATGTTTGTAGGCTTTGGGCCGGAGGATGATGTGCTGCACAGCAGGCTGTTCATGCAGGAGGAGGTAGAATATAACCTGATTCATCTGATCGCGGGGAATCAGGAGTCCATGCGGCTGAAGACGGAGGAGAATGACCTGATTTTCGCCCATGCCCCAGGGCGTAACTCGTGGTTGTGGTTATCGCCGGAGCTGGAAGAAGAGAGGCGCCGTTCCCTTGTCCGGGAGCTGACGGAAATGCTGGCGGACCGCGAGTTGCCGGGGGTTACCGGAACGCCGGGGACGGGGAGGCTGTTCGCTGATGCGTACAGCAAGCTTATCGGCAAGTCTCACCACGTACGGATGATGATGGAGGCCTATCACTGCCCGCAGGTGCAGCTGCCGCATGGTGTCAGCGGCAAGCTGCAGCAGGCGGAGCCAGGCGATATTCCGCTCATCGCCAGGTATTTAGCTGGATTCGTGCAGGAATGCTTCGGAACGGAGAGTGCGCCGGAGGATCATCTGGACTATGCCGGGACGGTCATGGAGTCCGGCAAGCTCCGTCTGTGGATCGACAAGGACCAGCCGGTGTCCATGGTTAATCTGGCCCATCAGTCTGCCAGACATGCACGAATCAATGAGGTCTACACTCCGCGTGAGTTCCGCAAGTATGGGTATGCGAGTGCGGCTGTAGCTGCCCTATGTGACGAACTGCTCAGCAAGGGTGTGACGCCAATGCTCTACGCCGATGCGGCGAACCCTGATTCTAACAAGGTTTATCAGTCGGTGGGCTTCAAGCGGACCGGGAGTATTGCTGATTTGCGCTTTCAGTAA
- a CDS encoding GerAB/ArcD/ProY family transporter, translated as MKKEVIGPSQLLALIILFELGTAVLVPIGLESGHAVWLAILFALPGGILLYLVFAHLYLQFPNQIISGYTRSILGPWLGWPVSLLFLPVILYNGSRNLREAGDLLISASYDKTPILIINSIMIIAVMYILRKGIEVFARTAEIVLWIVIIMGCICIAAVISAGLVEYRNLFPLHMGDYKQALKSAYPSILIFPFGELMCFTTILPHFNKSRKIKKAGIAAIIVSACLLSFTHAIEMAVLGENLYSRTAFPMFTTITLVNLANFIQRLDALVVLTLIIGAFFKLTVYCYAAVAIANDLFKVNDTSRLVIPAGVIMLFSSFVSAQNYPEHMNDGKTFLMTILPVFCAVIPILLLLIHRVRRRFGLYR; from the coding sequence ATGAAAAAAGAAGTGATCGGCCCGAGCCAGCTGCTTGCATTGATCATTCTGTTTGAGCTGGGAACCGCCGTGCTTGTCCCTATTGGCCTGGAGAGCGGACATGCGGTCTGGCTCGCAATTCTGTTTGCCCTCCCCGGAGGCATTCTGCTGTATCTGGTGTTCGCACATCTCTATCTTCAGTTCCCGAACCAGATTATAAGCGGTTATACGCGTTCTATTCTAGGGCCATGGCTGGGCTGGCCGGTAAGTTTGCTGTTTCTGCCGGTAATTCTCTATAACGGATCGAGAAACCTGCGGGAGGCGGGGGATCTGCTGATCTCGGCCTCCTATGACAAAACCCCGATTCTGATTATTAATTCCATCATGATTATTGCTGTGATGTATATTCTGAGAAAAGGGATAGAAGTGTTCGCCAGAACCGCCGAAATTGTCCTGTGGATCGTGATCATTATGGGGTGCATCTGTATTGCCGCTGTAATCTCAGCCGGGCTGGTGGAGTACAGAAATCTGTTTCCGCTTCATATGGGCGATTATAAGCAAGCCTTGAAATCAGCCTATCCCAGCATCCTGATCTTTCCGTTCGGCGAGCTGATGTGCTTCACCACCATTCTGCCCCACTTCAACAAATCCCGGAAAATCAAGAAAGCAGGTATCGCAGCGATTATTGTCAGCGCCTGCCTGCTGAGCTTCACCCATGCCATTGAGATGGCGGTGCTGGGAGAGAATCTCTACAGCCGGACCGCCTTTCCCATGTTTACGACCATTACGCTTGTGAATTTGGCCAATTTCATCCAGCGGCTGGATGCCCTTGTCGTCCTTACACTGATTATCGGGGCATTCTTCAAGCTGACCGTCTACTGTTATGCTGCTGTCGCGATAGCAAATGATCTGTTCAAGGTGAACGATACAAGCAGGCTGGTTATTCCGGCAGGCGTGATTATGCTGTTCAGCTCTTTTGTCAGCGCGCAGAATTATCCCGAGCATATGAATGACGGGAAGACCTTTCTGATGACGATTCTGCCAGTATTCTGTGCGGTGATTCCCATCCTGCTGCTGCTGATTCATCGTGTCCGGCGGAGGTTCGGCTTGTACCGTTAG
- a CDS encoding ABC transporter substrate-binding protein, with amino-acid sequence MKIPYLRSRNIHLKHWIIVTLLLALTLMASACGNNTSTTSSGAASANATGTPDSTPQPEKAAATTAPAFHTVTTVNGDIEVPAAPQRIVAEEYLGSLIALDTIPVGAPGLTLENVYFKEFLTGVADTGTYGKMSPENILALNPDLIISGNADSYAALSQIAPTVIVPYGDLKNAHDELTFFGELLGKEQEAAAWLADYDKRIADAKARVDAAIPAGATFSILEHADKSTWVYGDNFGRGGQPIYQALGRKPPAGVAAEIMEKQWAELSAETLGKYAGDYLVITDNTWTAQDFQADPIWGSLPAVKNGKIYVWKEERSWYYDPIAVLAQTEELADWLTSIPQ; translated from the coding sequence TTGAAGATCCCGTATTTACGTTCACGCAACATCCACCTGAAGCATTGGATCATAGTAACTCTGCTTCTGGCATTGACTCTTATGGCCTCAGCTTGTGGAAACAACACCTCTACTACCAGCAGTGGTGCTGCTTCAGCTAATGCCACTGGAACACCCGATTCCACTCCTCAGCCGGAGAAGGCTGCTGCCACCACAGCTCCGGCTTTCCATACTGTGACAACTGTGAATGGAGATATTGAGGTGCCGGCAGCACCGCAGCGGATTGTGGCCGAGGAATATCTGGGCAGCTTGATTGCACTGGATACGATTCCGGTCGGTGCTCCGGGGCTTACACTGGAGAATGTGTACTTCAAGGAATTCCTGACAGGAGTCGCCGATACCGGCACATACGGTAAAATGTCACCGGAGAATATACTCGCGCTGAATCCCGACTTGATTATCTCAGGCAATGCAGACAGCTATGCCGCGCTCAGCCAGATTGCCCCAACGGTCATTGTGCCGTACGGTGATTTGAAGAATGCGCATGATGAGCTGACCTTTTTCGGCGAGCTGCTGGGCAAGGAGCAGGAGGCAGCAGCATGGCTGGCTGATTACGATAAACGGATTGCTGACGCCAAGGCCCGTGTGGATGCAGCCATTCCTGCCGGGGCCACCTTCAGCATTCTCGAGCATGCAGACAAATCCACCTGGGTCTATGGGGACAACTTCGGACGCGGAGGCCAGCCCATCTATCAGGCGCTGGGGCGCAAGCCTCCGGCTGGAGTGGCTGCTGAAATTATGGAGAAGCAGTGGGCTGAATTATCCGCCGAGACCCTGGGCAAGTATGCGGGTGATTATCTGGTCATCACCGACAATACCTGGACTGCTCAAGACTTCCAGGCAGACCCGATCTGGGGCAGCCTGCCGGCGGTCAAGAACGGGAAGATCTATGTATGGAAAGAAGAGCGCTCCTGGTATTATGATCCGATTGCCGTCCTGGCCCAGACGGAGGAGCTGGCCGATTGGCTGACCTCGATACCACAATAA
- a CDS encoding spore germination protein has product MENINSPVSPKLEDNISTIQARLGNSPDLVIRTYELINRTARVAAVYIAGITDRVMVDDYISHVMSFQALNDRARLAVTPEEVYSYIKENALSIGKEKLVTDINGLLEALLSGDTVILVNGVGGGVSGSTCGGEARAVTEAGTQVAIRGSKESFTETISTNIALVRKIIKNPDLWTETMKLGDVTHTDITIMYIRGIADEETIQAFKDKLQEIKVDMILESGYIEQIIEDNKYSPFPTIFNTERPDSVAANLLDGRIAIFVDGTPFVLIAPTTFFMFFHTVEDYYQRYDISSLIRMLRFVCLVISMYGPAIFVAALNFHQEMIPTPLLINLASQREGVPFPAFVEAVLMEVTFEIIREAGVRMPSPIGQTVSIIGGLVLGTAAVQAGIVSPAMVIVVSLTGISSFATPAFNMALSIRMLRFIIMAIAAFMGLYGIAIFTIMLIAHLCSLRSLGVPYMTPIGPFVPGNLKDTFIRSPQSFTRLRKRLVNNSKRSSASPAGKRAVGRKSDER; this is encoded by the coding sequence ATGGAGAATATAAATTCGCCGGTCTCCCCTAAGCTGGAAGACAACATCAGTACCATTCAAGCAAGGCTCGGGAACAGCCCCGATCTGGTTATACGCACCTATGAATTAATTAATAGAACAGCCCGTGTGGCTGCAGTATATATCGCTGGCATAACAGACAGAGTGATGGTCGATGACTATATCTCGCATGTGATGTCCTTTCAGGCTCTGAATGACCGTGCGCGGCTTGCGGTAACCCCGGAGGAAGTGTACAGCTATATTAAAGAGAATGCCCTTAGTATCGGCAAGGAGAAGCTGGTTACAGATATCAACGGGCTGCTGGAGGCGCTGCTCTCGGGCGATACGGTTATTCTGGTGAACGGAGTGGGGGGAGGCGTCAGTGGAAGCACCTGCGGCGGAGAGGCCAGAGCTGTTACCGAGGCAGGTACCCAGGTCGCCATCCGCGGCTCCAAAGAAAGCTTCACGGAGACCATCAGCACGAATATTGCCCTGGTCCGCAAAATCATCAAGAACCCGGACCTCTGGACTGAAACGATGAAGCTGGGTGATGTCACCCACACGGATATCACGATTATGTATATCCGCGGCATTGCTGATGAAGAGACGATTCAGGCGTTCAAGGACAAGCTTCAGGAGATTAAGGTTGATATGATTCTGGAGTCGGGATATATCGAACAGATCATAGAGGACAATAAATATTCCCCGTTCCCCACCATATTCAATACGGAGCGCCCGGATAGTGTGGCAGCCAATCTGCTGGATGGACGGATAGCGATCTTCGTGGACGGTACCCCGTTTGTCCTTATTGCCCCTACCACCTTCTTCATGTTTTTTCATACGGTGGAGGATTACTACCAGCGGTATGATATCTCCTCGCTGATCCGGATGCTCCGGTTCGTGTGCCTGGTCATTTCGATGTATGGCCCGGCGATCTTCGTCGCTGCGCTGAACTTCCATCAGGAGATGATTCCAACCCCGCTGCTGATCAATCTGGCGTCACAGCGGGAGGGGGTGCCGTTTCCTGCCTTTGTTGAAGCGGTTCTGATGGAGGTTACCTTCGAGATTATCCGGGAAGCAGGGGTACGTATGCCTTCGCCCATCGGCCAGACGGTCTCCATCATCGGCGGTCTGGTGCTCGGGACAGCAGCAGTTCAGGCAGGGATCGTCTCGCCGGCGATGGTAATCGTAGTCTCGCTGACAGGAATCTCGAGCTTTGCTACACCGGCCTTCAACATGGCGCTCTCCATCCGCATGCTGCGGTTTATCATCATGGCAATCGCCGCATTTATGGGGCTGTATGGCATCGCCATATTCACTATTATGCTGATTGCTCATCTATGCAGCCTGCGTTCGCTCGGGGTTCCTTACATGACTCCTATCGGTCCCTTTGTACCGGGGAATCTGAAGGATACCTTCATCCGCTCCCCGCAGAGCTTCACGAGGCTCAGAAAGCGGCTGGTCAACAACAGCAAGCGCTCTTCAGCCTCTCCCGCAGGGAAAAGGGCCGTCGGGAGGAAATCCGATGAACGGTAA